The Callospermophilus lateralis isolate mCalLat2 chromosome 4, mCalLat2.hap1, whole genome shotgun sequence genomic interval AAATCCAGTGGGGCACGAGCCACAAGATCTGGAGAAACTCCAGCAAAAATACCACCAATCATGTTGAAGTGAATTTTATAGAAAAATTTACTGCGGAAAGACATTTTTGCCCATCCATCAGCTGTTCCATCACCTGGTTCTTGTCCTGGAGTCCTTGTTGGGAATGTTCCAAGGCTATCAGAGAATTTTTGAGTCAACATCCTAATATGACTCTGGTTATTTATACAGCACGGCTTTTTCAGCACATGGATCAGCAAAACCGGCAAGGACTTAGGGACCTCATTAACAGTGGTGTAACTGTCCAGATTATGACAGTCTCAGGTAACAACAGTAAACAGAATCATAAGTGTTTATAAGAGACTGTGGTGATAGATCTCTTTGGAGGCCAAGTTGATCATTCTAGGCTACAAGTCTCAGGAGTGAGAGTCCAAAATAATGTGAGAAAGAACCAGGTCTAACTTTTTCTACTCTTGCCACCACCATTTTGGTAGtaatagagattgaactcaggggtgttctAGTACACATCcctagtcatttttattttttattttgagatagggtctcactaaattgctgaggatctcactaaaattgctaaggttggcctcgaatttgcaatcctcctgcctctcagctcctgagttgctgggattatagatcggCACCATCACACCCTGCAATGAATTGTTCTTTTTAGTAGAGTCCATCGCCAGCAACAATTAGACCAGAGCCTTTACAGATAGTGTGCTTttcttccccacttctttttcttcttccttttttttgggggggggtgctgtggactgaacccagggcctcatacatgctaagcatgtgctttaccactgagctataccacagctatagtatactttttttttttttttttgtaccaggaattgaacccagaggtgcttagccactgagtcacatctccaaatccttttgtttttaattttgagacagggtttcactaagttgctcaggatctcactaaattgctgaggttggtctctaatgtgtgatcctcctgcttcagcctcctgagtcactaggattacaggcatgtgccaccaacacCTGGTTATAAtatatagtttttctttttttaaaaaaattggagcTCTTTAACTAATTTGCCATTGTGTTTGTTAAATGAACCATGATTTGTATCTCCTTAGAGTATTGTTACTGCTGGAGGAATTTTGTCAACTACCCACCTAAGGAAGAAACTCACTGGCCAAAATACCAACCTCTCTTGATGATGCTCTATGCACTGGAACTCCACTGCATCATTCTAGTAAGTTGCTTTAACCCATTACTTTCCATCATCCAAAGATTCTGATGTCAAAAGAAACATCTTTTGTCCAACTTCTTTCCTGAGAATTTTGACACAAACTCTTCTCACCACCGTTTTGCCATTTATACTGAGATTTAGTTATTAAACTAGTTGACTCATCTTTAGAAAATATGAGACTAAGATAATCCCTTTGTGAGAAATAAGGAGGGAGAAAGGAATAGTCTAAGATGCATGTGCGCTCCACATTAATTCCATTTAATCATCATTGTTATTGTTGTCATTCCCTCACATGCTGGCTCCACAGGGTTTCAGACTGTTTTCTTTCCCATAGGGTGTATGTCATTCTATTGCAGAAATGTGAGTGTCTCATTTGGATTCTTGAAAGTAGTTCAATGATCTtccaattgactttttaaaatatacatggtAATAATAGTATTAATTAAAATGTTCATCATAAGGATAAAATATAATCCTTTTTATTCCAGAGTCTTCCACCTTGCTTAAAGATTTCC includes:
- the Apobec1 gene encoding C->U-editing enzyme APOBEC-1; protein product: MTSEKGPSTGDATLRRRIEPWEFEVFFDPGVLRKETCMFYEIQWGTSHKIWRNSSKNTTNHVEVNFIEKFTAERHFCPSISCSITWFLSWSPCWECSKAIREFLSQHPNMTLVIYTARLFQHMDQQNRQGLRDLINSGVTVQIMTVSEYCYCWRNFVNYPPKEETHWPKYQPLLMMLYALELHCIILSLPPCLKISRRCQKQLTFFSLTLQNCHYQTIPPHILLSTGLIQPSVTWR